From the genome of Malus sylvestris chromosome 6, drMalSylv7.2, whole genome shotgun sequence, one region includes:
- the LOC126625721 gene encoding uncharacterized protein LOC126625721 isoform X1: MGKQDGNLWDDSALIHAFDDAMSSYKKIHSKKTNEGSTKEEKVEISTGEPVITKVDEHDEAKRRQGDADGHSSDTLKTTAELGQTTNHSEVKENDHVDLHVPEPYLQAAQDAQNDYSCSQVTEDYNQLLNQYYEVEEKRQKLLVQLQQFGGWNYQYSGEGSGSVIQGYTDFSSQQHALYTCNPSNPAVVCSCCPYLCQCLMTPCTSVPSSLQGGSCAGKTCTDACLQTSFGRSVSLEDDRMVKTAMGTAERALSSMKTKISGDSDISEDKKDENREGEMAESTSSETDLTAVLNAWYSAGFYTGKYLMEQSVAKKRHG, encoded by the exons ATGGGGAAGCAGGATGGTAACTTGTGGGACGATTCCGCTCTTATCCATGCTTTTGACGATGCCATGTCCAGCTACAAG AAAATTCATAGCAAGAAAACTAATGAGGGttcaaccaaggaagaaaaggtTGAGATCAGCACAGGAGAACCAGTCATTACAAAGGTTGACGAACATGACGAGGCTAAGAG AAGACAAGGGGATGCAGATGGCCATAGCAGTGATACATTAAAGACTACCGCAGAACTTGGACAGACCACTAATCATTCAGAAGTGAAAGAAAATGATCATGTAGATTTGCATGTACCGGAGCCCTATTTACAAGCTGCACAGGATGCGCAAAATGACTATTCATGTTCACAAGTTACAGAAGATTATAACCAGTTACTCAATCAGTATTATGAGGTTGAGGAGAAAAGACAGAAGCTTCTAGTTCAGCTTCAACAATTCGGTGGTTGGAACTACCAATATTCTGGTGAAGGTTCTGGTTCCGTCATACAAGGCTATACTGATTTTAGCTCTCAGCAGCATGCTCTATATACATGCAATCCTTCTAATCCAGCTGTTGTCTGTTCATGTTGTCCATACCTGTGTCAGTGCTTGATGACTCCATGCACTTCAGTTCCTTCTAGTTTACAGGGGGGATCATGTGCCGGTAAAACTTGTACTGATGCTTGTTTACAAACAAGCTTTGGGAGATCAGTTTCTCTTGAAGATGATAGAATGGTCAAGACAGCAATGGGGACTGCAGAAAGAGCATTATCATCAATGAAAACGAAAATTTCTGGTGATTCTGACATAAGTGAAG ATAAAAAGGATGAGAATAGGGAAGGGGAAATGGCTGAAAGTACTAGCTCAGAGACAGATCTTACTGCTGTATTAAATGCATGGTATTCTGCAGGTTTCTATACTGGCAA GTATCTCATGGAGCAATCAGTTGCAAAGAAGCGCCATGGTTAA
- the LOC126625721 gene encoding uncharacterized protein LOC126625721 isoform X2: MGKQDGNLWDDSALIHAFDDAMSSYKKIHSKKTNEGSTKEEKVEISTGEPVITKVDEHDEAKRQGDADGHSSDTLKTTAELGQTTNHSEVKENDHVDLHVPEPYLQAAQDAQNDYSCSQVTEDYNQLLNQYYEVEEKRQKLLVQLQQFGGWNYQYSGEGSGSVIQGYTDFSSQQHALYTCNPSNPAVVCSCCPYLCQCLMTPCTSVPSSLQGGSCAGKTCTDACLQTSFGRSVSLEDDRMVKTAMGTAERALSSMKTKISGDSDISEDKKDENREGEMAESTSSETDLTAVLNAWYSAGFYTGKYLMEQSVAKKRHG, translated from the exons ATGGGGAAGCAGGATGGTAACTTGTGGGACGATTCCGCTCTTATCCATGCTTTTGACGATGCCATGTCCAGCTACAAG AAAATTCATAGCAAGAAAACTAATGAGGGttcaaccaaggaagaaaaggtTGAGATCAGCACAGGAGAACCAGTCATTACAAAGGTTGACGAACATGACGAGGCTAAGAG ACAAGGGGATGCAGATGGCCATAGCAGTGATACATTAAAGACTACCGCAGAACTTGGACAGACCACTAATCATTCAGAAGTGAAAGAAAATGATCATGTAGATTTGCATGTACCGGAGCCCTATTTACAAGCTGCACAGGATGCGCAAAATGACTATTCATGTTCACAAGTTACAGAAGATTATAACCAGTTACTCAATCAGTATTATGAGGTTGAGGAGAAAAGACAGAAGCTTCTAGTTCAGCTTCAACAATTCGGTGGTTGGAACTACCAATATTCTGGTGAAGGTTCTGGTTCCGTCATACAAGGCTATACTGATTTTAGCTCTCAGCAGCATGCTCTATATACATGCAATCCTTCTAATCCAGCTGTTGTCTGTTCATGTTGTCCATACCTGTGTCAGTGCTTGATGACTCCATGCACTTCAGTTCCTTCTAGTTTACAGGGGGGATCATGTGCCGGTAAAACTTGTACTGATGCTTGTTTACAAACAAGCTTTGGGAGATCAGTTTCTCTTGAAGATGATAGAATGGTCAAGACAGCAATGGGGACTGCAGAAAGAGCATTATCATCAATGAAAACGAAAATTTCTGGTGATTCTGACATAAGTGAAG ATAAAAAGGATGAGAATAGGGAAGGGGAAATGGCTGAAAGTACTAGCTCAGAGACAGATCTTACTGCTGTATTAAATGCATGGTATTCTGCAGGTTTCTATACTGGCAA GTATCTCATGGAGCAATCAGTTGCAAAGAAGCGCCATGGTTAA